The genomic segment TGCGTATGCGGCAAATCTCAGAGACACTGTTTACGTTAGTCAGCAGGTCAGAATAGTTCCTATAGTGGGTATTGATCAGCCGACGTTCCAGTCCGCCCGGCTTAAAGTTGACGGCCGCGTTGAGCTGTTACATGCCTACGAAGGTCGAGACATGCGTGGTGACGGTACGGTCCCCCGGGTTTCTGCTATTCACGATGATAACGCTTCGGCTGCTGGGGTCTATTTTGCCAACACCCACGCAGTTTTGCCGAATGCTGAGACTGCGATGACCCACTTGAAAGGTGTCATACAAGGAACAACAATCGACTTAGGGAAATTCCGCGTATCCAATGACCCAGGCAATGTTTCAATCAACGTGGGCGACGTCTATGACGCCGATGGGCCGATTGTGATCTCGGCTACCTTAAACGCGTATCGGCAAAATTTGACTGCGACCTTTATCCGCGAAGGTGATCTCGGCGAGAGCAAAAAAGCGCTCATGTATCCTCGGGACGGAACTTACAGTTGCTCAGTCTCGCTGGCACCTGGCCAATATACTGTAAACGTCAGCGGAGATGGATTGCATACGGCGGGAGACGTATTTGTTGTCGTTGGCGCTGTTGAAGAACGGCTAAGTTGATGACTGATCCTTCGTTGCGGAATGCTAACTATCGCTCGCCAATCGTATCCCTACCGGATGACAGCTGGCACTACATCATCGATGTATTCGAGGGCGAGTTCATCGGTTCGCTGCTTTCCTTGCAGATTGAGTTTTCTGAGGGCGTAGCGAAGTTGGAAGCGCAGGTCGCCTCAGTGAACTCTGCGGCGTTCCTACTCGCGCTGGTGAGGCGGCACCCCCACGTGGAGCGCGTCGAAGAGAATATCGAGATCAAGGCACCCTTCCGCTCAGCTGGTCGGGATGCTGCCGACGCCGCCTTCGACAATTGGCATCAGGAAACCGCTTCAGTACCGGACGAGGAGCGGCTATCCTTGGAGCGATACCCACATATCTCTGTGAAGGGCGAACTCAATGTGGGCAGTGATGTCGTAGTTCTTATTTACCTAGAAGAAGAGGCGGACGAATTCACGGATGGTGGTCCTTCTGTCATCGACAACGTACCGGCACATTGGCAGACACTGAACGTTGATGTCGTCGTAGACTCGGCGCAGCTCGTTTTCGATGAGGAGACGGCAAGCGCAAAGGTGAAATTGCGCCGAGGCCAGAGATCGTCGCCCGCGATGATCCATGCGCAAGTGGACCAAAGCGCGCAAGCATCTGGATTTGCTCAGCTTACGGCGCAGTTTTACTACGAAGGAAGAAGATGTGGCTTTGCCAGGCGGACATTTCCTCTCGTTCGGCGCGAGAAAGAGAAGGCAGCAGAAATCGAAAGCCGTCCAGACGTGCAATTGAGCGGCGACGATGCGAGCCGAACCCCCAACCTCACCGCACCGGCACAAATCAAGGCTTCGCTCGATGCATCAGACTTCGTCGTATCTATCAATCGCGAAGGCACTGATTTAGATGGCACCTACCGATGGGTCACTTACTCAAACCGCCTGGGATCAGGCAGGCGTCAGTCGAACGGTCAGATCACTCTGGGTCAGTCTACCCGGAAGTACGCCGAAAGCCTACTCAAGCTTTGCCCAACATTGGAGCCGGGCAATCATGCAAGAACGTTGAAATCAATTGGTGAAGAGATTTGGGGGCGGACACCACCGGCATTTCAGGAACATTACCTCTCGTTGGTAGCAGAAATTGGGCCTTGTTTCCCGATCCAATTTTACTCAGATGAACCGTACGTACCGTGGGAGATGATGTGTCCCAAAATAGATGGTGAAGGGAAAGATCATCTTTTCTTCAGCCACCCGGTTGCTCGGTGGCCCAGTTCCTCTCACACAGGTCTGGCTCAATCATTTACGGACGGGATTGTCGCGAGTTTTGTCCCTTCCTATCAGGACCGAGACTTACCTGCGGCCCACGAGGAGGGG from the Rhizobium acidisoli genome contains:
- a CDS encoding CHAT domain-containing protein; its protein translation is MTDPSLRNANYRSPIVSLPDDSWHYIIDVFEGEFIGSLLSLQIEFSEGVAKLEAQVASVNSAAFLLALVRRHPHVERVEENIEIKAPFRSAGRDAADAAFDNWHQETASVPDEERLSLERYPHISVKGELNVGSDVVVLIYLEEEADEFTDGGPSVIDNVPAHWQTLNVDVVVDSAQLVFDEETASAKVKLRRGQRSSPAMIHAQVDQSAQASGFAQLTAQFYYEGRRCGFARRTFPLVRREKEKAAEIESRPDVQLSGDDASRTPNLTAPAQIKASLDASDFVVSINREGTDLDGTYRWVTYSNRLGSGRRQSNGQITLGQSTRKYAESLLKLCPTLEPGNHARTLKSIGEEIWGRTPPAFQEHYLSLVAEIGPCFPIQFYSDEPYVPWEMMCPKIDGEGKDHLFFSHPVARWPSSSHTGLAQSFTDGIVASFVPSYQDRDLPAAHEEGRWLRDNLEAVEHEPTHDALLNFLESPPEAKVKVVHFAGHGKCGNADSPSSIEMSEGKHVTVKEVGQSGVKLGRRDRSLFILNACEVGASTLELGMASGWASALTNNGFGGVLAPLWAVRDEHASKLVIGSLDLFLRSGETLAESVRRSRDASRGASTTSFAYVLYGDVMARA